The following are encoded in a window of Acidicapsa ligni genomic DNA:
- the secE gene encoding preprotein translocase subunit SecE gives MAKTALVADSGTENKPNPLVHHTTNSYERARSFLSDVRNEMRKVVTPSRKEVQATTTVVLVTVFVFSFYFWIVDGIFSNGVKLLLSKLAGQ, from the coding sequence ATGGCGAAGACAGCATTAGTAGCGGACAGCGGAACCGAAAACAAACCGAATCCGCTGGTGCATCACACCACGAACAGCTATGAGCGCGCTCGTAGCTTTCTGAGTGACGTGCGCAACGAGATGCGCAAGGTAGTAACGCCCTCGCGCAAAGAAGTGCAGGCGACCACGACGGTTGTGTTGGTCACGGTTTTTGTCTTCTCCTTCTATTTCTGGATAGTGGATGGCATTTTTTCCAACGGAGTGAAGCTGCTGTTGAGCAAGCTCGCTGGACAGTAG
- the nusG gene encoding transcription termination/antitermination protein NusG, whose protein sequence is MTDELEQEPGQEAVAEQPVEAPRNENFKWYILHAYSGFERKVKESLESRIQAFGLESKFGRIMIPTEPVTETVNGKKRTIERVFLPGYVLIEMELDNQIWHIIKETPRVTGFLGTGDKPVALSEEEISSLLNRTDEGKEKPRQKIRFEKNESVRITDGPFANFNGIVDEINEDRETLKVMVTIFGRSTPVELEFGKVEKIE, encoded by the coding sequence ATGACAGACGAACTGGAGCAGGAACCCGGACAGGAAGCAGTTGCAGAGCAGCCCGTCGAGGCGCCACGGAACGAAAACTTCAAGTGGTATATTCTGCACGCGTATTCGGGCTTTGAGCGCAAGGTCAAGGAATCCTTGGAGAGCCGCATTCAGGCGTTTGGCCTGGAGAGCAAGTTTGGCCGCATCATGATTCCGACCGAGCCGGTTACGGAGACGGTCAACGGCAAAAAGCGCACGATTGAGCGGGTATTCCTGCCTGGCTACGTGCTGATCGAGATGGAGCTGGATAACCAGATCTGGCACATCATCAAGGAAACGCCGCGAGTTACAGGCTTCCTTGGAACAGGCGACAAGCCGGTCGCGTTGAGCGAAGAAGAGATTAGTTCGCTGCTCAATCGTACCGATGAGGGCAAAGAGAAGCCCCGGCAGAAGATCAGGTTTGAGAAGAATGAGTCCGTCCGGATTACCGATGGACCGTTTGCCAACTTCAATGGCATCGTGGATGAGATTAACGAAGATCGCGAAACCCTCAAGGTGATGGTTACAATCTTCGGTCGCTCCACACCGGTTGAGCTTGAGTTCGGCAAAGTCGAAAAGATTGAGTAA
- the rplK gene encoding 50S ribosomal protein L11, whose translation MAPPKKITGYVKLQIEAGKATPAPPVGPALGQAQVNIMEFCKQFNARTQTKEMAGLTIPVVISVYADRTFTFVTKTPPASNLLLRAAGIPKGAAVPNKDKVGKVTEKQVREIAETKMPDLNAASVEAAIKSIKGTARSMGIEVVA comes from the coding sequence ATGGCACCCCCGAAGAAGATCACAGGATACGTCAAGCTTCAGATTGAAGCCGGCAAAGCAACCCCGGCACCTCCAGTCGGCCCCGCGCTCGGTCAGGCGCAGGTCAACATCATGGAGTTCTGCAAGCAGTTCAACGCTCGCACCCAGACCAAGGAGATGGCCGGTCTGACCATCCCCGTGGTGATCAGCGTTTATGCCGATCGCACCTTTACCTTCGTCACCAAGACGCCTCCGGCATCGAATCTGCTGCTCCGCGCTGCAGGTATCCCCAAGGGCGCCGCTGTTCCGAACAAGGACAAGGTGGGCAAGGTAACTGAGAAGCAGGTCCGCGAGATCGCCGAAACCAAGATGCCCGATCTGAATGCAGCTTCCGTCGAAGCGGCAATCAAGAGCATCAAGGGAACAGCTCGTTCGATGGGTATCGAGGTCGTTGCCTAG
- the rplA gene encoding 50S ribosomal protein L1 — protein MAKKASKNITKSRAAVEPRNYLLPEAVGLLQKVKFAKFDETVDLTLRLGVDTRHADQMVRGTVVLPHGLGKTKTVAVIASGDRLKDAEAAGADFVGGEELVEKIQKEGWTGFDALIATPDMMKSVGRLGKVLGPRGLMPNPKTGTVTQDVAAAIKEIKAGKVEFRADKTALVHVPVGKLSFPPEKLVENATTVLASVMRAKPSAAKGKYVKGITLSSTMGPGVPIDGAVADAAGK, from the coding sequence ATGGCCAAGAAAGCCAGCAAGAATATTACGAAGTCGCGTGCGGCTGTTGAGCCCCGCAATTACCTGTTGCCAGAGGCAGTAGGACTCCTGCAGAAGGTCAAGTTTGCCAAGTTCGACGAAACTGTCGACCTGACTCTGCGTTTGGGTGTTGATACCCGCCATGCCGATCAGATGGTCCGCGGAACCGTTGTTCTGCCCCACGGCCTCGGTAAGACGAAAACCGTTGCAGTCATTGCTTCCGGCGATCGTTTGAAGGATGCCGAGGCAGCCGGTGCAGATTTTGTCGGCGGCGAAGAGCTGGTTGAGAAGATTCAAAAGGAAGGCTGGACAGGCTTTGATGCCCTGATCGCCACGCCGGACATGATGAAGTCTGTCGGTCGCCTCGGTAAGGTGCTCGGACCTCGCGGCCTGATGCCAAACCCCAAGACCGGCACGGTAACGCAGGATGTTGCCGCCGCAATCAAGGAAATCAAGGCTGGTAAGGTTGAGTTTCGCGCCGACAAGACCGCTCTGGTGCATGTTCCCGTGGGTAAGCTGAGCTTCCCTCCGGAGAAGCTGGTTGAGAATGCGACCACGGTTCTGGCCAGCGTAATGCGCGCCAAGCCTTCGGCAGCCAAGGGCAAGTATGTCAAGGGAATCACGCTGAGCTCGACGATGGGCCCAGGTGTTCCGATTGACGGCGCCGTGGCAGACGCTGCCGGTAAATAG
- the rplJ gene encoding 50S ribosomal protein L10: MALTRASKTKKVKVLAKELETSTTAIIGTFAKMTVSQDFELRKLIRGAGGKYRVLKNKLAAKASEGTAVEEALKGLKGVSAAAFTSGDPVELAKVFSKWVGDNAEFTFKLGIVDGKLISVDEVKALATMPGKEELFSKLLFLINSPAQRLATVVNATGRDLAVVINEAVKGEKFSGGAAPAAKAAEPVAEAAPVEASTVEAAPAEAVAEPVAPVAEIETQAEAAVNEAPVEGAVVSEAPAAE, encoded by the coding sequence ATGGCATTGACAAGGGCGAGCAAGACGAAAAAGGTTAAGGTTCTGGCAAAAGAGCTGGAGACCTCCACGACGGCAATCATTGGCACCTTTGCCAAGATGACCGTTTCTCAGGATTTTGAACTGCGCAAGCTGATTCGCGGCGCAGGCGGCAAGTATCGCGTTCTCAAGAACAAGCTGGCTGCCAAGGCGAGCGAAGGCACCGCGGTTGAAGAAGCGCTCAAGGGTCTGAAGGGTGTAAGTGCTGCGGCATTTACCTCCGGCGATCCGGTAGAGCTGGCCAAGGTTTTCTCGAAGTGGGTCGGCGACAATGCCGAGTTCACTTTCAAGCTGGGCATCGTTGACGGCAAGCTGATCAGCGTGGACGAAGTTAAGGCTCTGGCCACCATGCCGGGCAAGGAAGAGCTCTTCTCGAAGCTGCTGTTCCTTATCAACTCGCCTGCGCAGCGCCTTGCTACCGTGGTCAACGCTACGGGTCGCGATCTGGCCGTAGTGATCAACGAAGCGGTCAAGGGCGAAAAGTTCTCAGGCGGAGCTGCTCCAGCGGCCAAGGCTGCGGAGCCGGTCGCGGAAGCAGCTCCAGTCGAAGCATCCACGGTCGAAGCAGCGCCAGCCGAAGCAGTGGCTGAGCCTGTTGCCCCGGTTGCAGAGATCGAAACGCAGGCTGAAGCAGCCGTTAATGAAGCGCCGGTTGAAGGTGCGGTTGTTTCTGAAGCGCCTGCGGCTGAGTAA
- the rplL gene encoding 50S ribosomal protein L7/L12, whose amino-acid sequence MADLNQLEEQIVSLSLLEAAALVKALETRLGVSAAAAAPVAVAGGGGAAAAAEVVEQTEFQVILKDAGANKISTIKAVREVTALGLKEAKDLVDSAPKALKENASKEEAETIKKKFEGIATVEIK is encoded by the coding sequence ATGGCGGATTTGAATCAGTTGGAAGAGCAGATCGTTAGCCTGAGCTTGCTGGAAGCGGCAGCTTTGGTGAAGGCATTGGAAACGCGTCTTGGCGTTTCGGCAGCAGCAGCGGCCCCCGTGGCTGTGGCTGGTGGCGGCGGCGCAGCGGCAGCAGCAGAAGTCGTTGAGCAGACCGAGTTCCAGGTTATCCTCAAGGATGCCGGCGCGAACAAGATCAGCACCATCAAGGCTGTGCGTGAAGTAACCGCGCTCGGTCTGAAGGAAGCAAAGGACTTGGTCGACAGCGCTCCCAAGGCACTCAAGGAGAACGCGAGCAAGGAAGAGGCAGAGACCATCAAGAAGAAGTTTGAAGGTATCGCCACCGTCGAAATCAAGTAA
- the rpoB gene encoding DNA-directed RNA polymerase subunit beta, with amino-acid sequence MPNENRAIRSRLDFSKIPTAIQIPNLIEVQRRSYERFLQMDKLPNERDDNGLQSVFTSVFPITDFRNISQLDFVDFSIGNWECKCGHLKGLHHLRTACVNCGSMVITDPFHPGDVLCQHCGTYNKNTPDFCNKCGDPVGLQLKYDQQECEERGMTFSAPLKVTVRLTIYDKDPETGSKTIRDIKEQEVFFGDIPLMTANGTFIVNGTERVIVSQLHRSPGVFFETANNRSYFLGKIIPYRGSWVEFEYDQKNTLYVRIDRKRKFLGTIFLRALGLRSDEEILKTFYTVDKIQLVDGKLMWTVPEAGVTTHLQGAKPAHAILANGEEIAHSGRKVTASVLKALRANGVQQIEIEATELDGTLTAADVIDLTTGEVIVEANTELTADRLHKIGASGATTIEVFFPERDDVGNIITNTLRRDSVRKPEEALIEIYRKLRPGDPPTLDTATALFEGMFFDQRKYDFSRVGRLKFNIKLYENQDPSGLDKRTLTPEDFYATIRYLLKLRKNIGNVDDIDHLGNRRVRAVGELMENQFRIGLVRMERAIKEKMSVYQELSTAMPHDLINAKPVMAAIREFFGSSQLSQFMDQTNPLSEITHKRRLSALGPGGLSRERAGFEVRDVHPTHYGRICPIETPEGPNIGLISSLSCFARINEYGFIESPYRKVKEGRILDYVEVVNAGDSGMRVGDHLEKKEAFQLIADLEAAGKRKIDWMPFSFYQSAWEEDRHTIAQANIKFNEEGVITEELVNARRQGNFVLVNRAEVDFIDVSPKQLVSVAASLVPFLEHDDANRALMGANMQRQSVPLLVAEAPLVGTGMEGVTARDSGAVILAKRNGIVDSVDSERIIIRVEGEHHPTQLSREVGSDIYQLIKFKRSNQNTCINQKPVVREGERVIKGQVIADGPCTEQGELALGRNVLVAFMPWRGYNFEDAILISEKLVREDYYTSVHIEEFEIEARDTKLGPEEITRDIPNVSESALRDLDESGIIRIGAQIKHGDILVGKVTPKGETQLTPEEKLLRAIFGEKAGDVRDASLTCPPGIEGTVVDVRIFSRKGQEKDERAKQIEAENTSKLEKNLGDEIRILTDERLKRLDAILGNKEVLADLHDERTNKRLLTKGNILDRETIERISTKNLKRIRFADKDPRVNEQIDEIEEMTSRQIEVLRKITNEKVAKLQKGDELSPGVIKMVKVYIAMKRKLSVGDKMAGRHGNKGVIARILPEEDMPYLPDGTPVEIVLNPLGVPSRMNVGQILETHLGWAAAELGKKIAALVEANSEANALREQIKVSFKDTAALQLLLDLDDTMLIRVAKGMKRGIWFGTAVFDGAQESEIKALLHAAGLPSSGKTALFDGMTGDQFEQPVTVGYIYMLKLSHLVDDKIHARSIGPYSLITQQPLGGKAQFGGQRFGEMEVWALEAYGAAYILQELLTAKSDDVYGRTKIYEAIVKGEAAIEPGVPESFNVLIRELQALCLDVELIKRADLKKLPAPELIDVAVAD; translated from the coding sequence ATGCCGAACGAGAATCGCGCCATTCGCAGCCGACTCGATTTTTCCAAGATTCCTACCGCCATCCAGATTCCTAACCTGATCGAAGTGCAGCGTCGCTCCTACGAGCGGTTTCTGCAGATGGATAAGCTCCCCAACGAGCGGGACGATAATGGTTTGCAGTCGGTCTTTACGTCGGTATTCCCGATCACGGACTTCCGCAACATCTCCCAGCTCGACTTTGTGGACTTCTCGATCGGTAACTGGGAGTGCAAGTGCGGTCACCTCAAAGGTCTGCATCACCTGCGCACGGCTTGCGTGAACTGCGGATCCATGGTCATCACCGACCCCTTCCATCCGGGCGACGTACTTTGCCAGCATTGCGGCACGTACAACAAGAACACGCCTGACTTCTGCAACAAGTGCGGCGACCCTGTGGGCCTGCAATTGAAGTACGACCAGCAGGAGTGCGAAGAGCGCGGCATGACCTTCTCTGCGCCGCTCAAGGTGACTGTTCGCCTGACGATTTACGACAAGGATCCCGAAACGGGTTCGAAGACCATTCGCGACATCAAGGAGCAGGAAGTCTTCTTCGGCGATATTCCGCTGATGACGGCCAATGGCACCTTCATCGTGAACGGGACGGAACGTGTCATCGTATCGCAGCTCCACCGTTCGCCAGGCGTCTTCTTTGAGACGGCGAACAACCGCAGCTACTTCCTCGGCAAGATCATTCCGTATCGCGGTTCCTGGGTCGAGTTCGAATACGACCAGAAGAACACGCTCTACGTGCGTATCGATCGCAAGCGCAAGTTCCTCGGCACCATCTTCCTGCGCGCCCTCGGCCTGCGTTCCGACGAAGAGATTTTGAAGACCTTCTACACGGTCGATAAGATTCAGCTCGTCGATGGCAAGCTGATGTGGACCGTTCCTGAGGCTGGCGTAACGACGCATCTGCAAGGCGCAAAGCCGGCACACGCAATCCTCGCCAATGGCGAAGAGATCGCGCACTCCGGTCGCAAGGTCACGGCCTCTGTTCTCAAGGCCCTGCGCGCCAACGGCGTACAGCAGATCGAGATTGAAGCTACCGAGCTCGACGGCACGCTGACCGCTGCCGACGTGATCGATCTCACCACCGGCGAAGTAATCGTCGAGGCCAACACCGAGCTGACCGCCGACCGTCTGCACAAGATTGGCGCCAGCGGCGCGACGACCATTGAGGTCTTCTTCCCCGAGCGCGACGACGTGGGCAACATCATCACCAACACGCTCCGTCGTGACTCCGTGCGCAAGCCGGAAGAAGCGTTGATCGAGATCTACCGCAAGCTGCGGCCAGGCGACCCGCCGACGCTCGATACCGCGACTGCATTGTTCGAAGGCATGTTCTTCGATCAGCGCAAGTACGATTTCTCGCGCGTAGGCCGGTTGAAGTTCAACATCAAGCTCTACGAGAATCAGGACCCCAGCGGCCTCGACAAGCGCACCCTGACTCCCGAAGATTTTTACGCGACCATTCGCTACCTGCTCAAGCTGCGTAAGAACATCGGCAATGTGGACGACATCGATCATCTCGGCAATCGCCGCGTCCGCGCGGTCGGCGAGCTGATGGAGAATCAGTTCCGCATCGGCCTCGTTCGCATGGAGCGCGCCATCAAGGAAAAGATGAGCGTTTATCAGGAGCTGTCGACGGCCATGCCGCACGACCTGATCAACGCCAAGCCGGTTATGGCCGCGATTCGCGAGTTCTTCGGTTCTTCGCAGCTGTCACAGTTCATGGATCAGACCAACCCCCTCTCGGAGATCACGCACAAGCGGCGTCTCTCCGCCCTTGGGCCCGGTGGTCTGTCGCGTGAGCGCGCAGGCTTCGAAGTACGCGACGTCCATCCGACTCACTACGGACGTATCTGCCCGATTGAAACGCCTGAAGGTCCGAACATCGGTTTGATCAGCTCGTTGAGCTGCTTTGCCCGCATCAATGAGTACGGCTTCATTGAGTCTCCTTACCGCAAGGTCAAGGAAGGCCGCATCCTCGACTACGTTGAGGTTGTGAACGCCGGTGACAGCGGTATGCGTGTCGGCGATCATCTCGAAAAGAAGGAAGCATTTCAGCTCATCGCCGATCTGGAAGCAGCCGGCAAGCGCAAGATCGATTGGATGCCGTTCAGCTTCTACCAGTCCGCCTGGGAAGAGGATCGTCACACCATCGCGCAGGCCAACATCAAGTTCAACGAAGAGGGCGTCATCACCGAAGAACTGGTGAATGCGCGTCGTCAAGGGAACTTCGTGCTGGTCAACCGCGCCGAGGTCGACTTCATCGACGTCAGCCCGAAGCAGCTTGTTTCGGTCGCTGCCTCGCTGGTGCCATTCCTCGAGCACGATGACGCGAACCGCGCACTCATGGGTGCGAACATGCAGCGCCAGTCTGTTCCTCTGCTCGTCGCCGAAGCACCCCTGGTCGGTACCGGCATGGAAGGCGTCACTGCTCGCGATTCCGGTGCAGTCATTCTGGCCAAGCGTAACGGTATTGTCGATTCCGTCGATTCCGAGCGCATCATCATCCGCGTAGAAGGAGAGCATCACCCCACGCAGTTGTCGCGTGAGGTTGGTTCGGACATCTATCAGCTCATCAAGTTCAAGCGCTCCAACCAGAACACCTGCATCAACCAGAAGCCGGTTGTACGCGAGGGTGAGCGTGTGATCAAGGGCCAGGTCATCGCCGACGGTCCCTGCACAGAGCAGGGAGAATTGGCGCTCGGACGTAACGTGCTCGTGGCCTTCATGCCCTGGCGCGGTTACAACTTCGAGGACGCGATCCTGATCAGCGAAAAGCTGGTTCGCGAGGACTACTACACTTCGGTTCACATCGAAGAGTTCGAAATCGAAGCACGCGATACGAAGCTGGGACCAGAGGAAATCACCCGTGATATCCCCAACGTCTCAGAGTCTGCATTGCGCGACCTGGACGAGAGCGGCATCATCCGCATCGGCGCCCAGATCAAGCATGGCGACATCCTCGTCGGCAAGGTAACGCCCAAGGGCGAGACCCAGTTGACGCCGGAAGAGAAGCTGCTTCGCGCCATCTTCGGTGAAAAGGCCGGCGATGTTCGCGATGCTTCGCTGACATGCCCTCCAGGTATCGAAGGCACGGTAGTCGACGTCCGCATCTTCTCCCGCAAGGGTCAGGAAAAGGACGAGCGCGCCAAGCAGATTGAAGCGGAGAATACCTCGAAGCTCGAAAAGAACCTGGGCGACGAAATCCGCATTCTTACCGACGAGCGCCTGAAGCGTCTCGACGCGATCCTCGGCAACAAGGAAGTGCTGGCTGACCTGCATGACGAGCGCACCAACAAGCGTCTCCTCACCAAGGGCAACATCCTTGATCGCGAAACCATCGAGCGCATCTCGACCAAGAATCTCAAGCGCATTCGCTTCGCGGACAAAGATCCTCGCGTGAATGAGCAGATCGATGAGATCGAAGAAATGACTTCGCGTCAGATCGAAGTGCTGCGCAAGATCACCAACGAGAAGGTTGCCAAGCTGCAGAAGGGCGATGAACTTTCGCCTGGCGTCATCAAGATGGTCAAGGTGTACATCGCGATGAAGCGCAAGCTGTCGGTCGGCGATAAGATGGCCGGTCGTCACGGTAACAAGGGTGTGATCGCGCGCATTCTTCCGGAAGAAGACATGCCGTACCTGCCCGATGGAACTCCAGTGGAGATCGTACTCAATCCACTCGGTGTACCTTCGCGTATGAACGTCGGTCAGATTCTGGAAACGCATCTCGGCTGGGCCGCTGCCGAGCTCGGCAAGAAGATTGCCGCTCTCGTCGAAGCCAATAGCGAAGCCAACGCTCTGCGCGAGCAGATCAAGGTCAGTTTCAAGGACACAGCAGCGCTGCAACTGCTTCTCGACCTCGACGACACGATGTTGATTCGTGTAGCCAAGGGCATGAAGCGCGGTATCTGGTTCGGCACGGCGGTATTCGACGGCGCGCAGGAAAGCGAAATCAAGGCTCTTCTGCATGCTGCCGGTCTGCCCAGTTCGGGCAAGACAGCGCTCTTCGACGGTATGACGGGCGATCAGTTCGAGCAGCCGGTAACGGTGGGTTACATCTACATGCTCAAGCTCTCGCATCTGGTGGACGACAAGATTCACGCTCGCTCCATCGGACCGTACTCGCTCATCACGCAGCAGCCGCTGGGTGGTAAGGCGCAGTTCGGCGGACAGCGCTTCGGTGAGATGGAAGTATGGGCCCTCGAAGCATACGGCGCCGCTTACATCCTGCAGGAACTGTTGACTGCCAAGTCCGATGACGTCTATGGCCGTACCAAGATCTACGAGGCCATCGTCAAGGGCGAAGCAGCGATCGAGCCAGGCGTGCCCGAATCGTTCAACGTGTTGATCCGCGAGCTTCAGGCGCTTTGCCTGGATGTCGAGCTGATCAAGCGCGCTGATCTGAAAAAGCTGCCGGCACCGGAGTTGATCGACGTAGCCGTAGCTGACTAA